In Alkalihalobacterium alkalinitrilicum, a genomic segment contains:
- a CDS encoding DUF1146 family protein: MTKGVLAMDGFGMQGLLHITVSLMFVVITWWALQTFKFDLFFIDPKGPKAKTLMILLTIGIAHLVSSFFLDYLNWSTMLKYLF, translated from the coding sequence TTGACTAAAGGAGTATTGGCGATGGATGGCTTTGGAATGCAAGGTTTGCTACATATTACAGTTAGTTTAATGTTTGTAGTGATTACTTGGTGGGCGCTTCAAACCTTTAAGTTTGATCTTTTCTTTATAGATCCAAAAGGCCCAAAAGCAAAAACATTAATGATTTTACTCACGATTGGAATAGCTCATCTCGTAAGTAGCTTCTTTTTGGATTATTTGAATTGGTCAACGATGCTTAAATACCTATTTTAA
- a CDS encoding YwmB family TATA-box binding protein, with product MKKIVPIIGLVLLFAMSILTHGETKEQTQLVDIVHLMEEQAVQIEGWRLYTRGTGKEVATIEEYEEQLHEILASEQDFQWDTTNWKDNEHWKVTGTNGFEQLTVLAYPLEDQYSMYLIYEFLGKGKPQDVETITSFFQERLDQLYVETPTVFTTVTGHREDLHQRSMYDFGSEIVEEFSAEKVEELKEETFISISAYTKQWVHSLDTNGNNMNLQIALRQDSRLGTKTTITIGTPIITTEY from the coding sequence ATGAAAAAAATAGTGCCGATTATAGGATTGGTTCTTTTATTTGCAATGAGTATCTTAACTCACGGGGAAACAAAGGAACAAACACAACTAGTTGACATTGTTCACTTGATGGAAGAGCAAGCTGTTCAAATTGAAGGTTGGAGACTGTATACAAGAGGGACGGGAAAAGAAGTCGCAACGATTGAAGAGTATGAAGAACAACTCCATGAGATTTTGGCTTCCGAGCAAGACTTTCAATGGGACACCACGAATTGGAAAGATAACGAACATTGGAAAGTGACGGGAACAAACGGTTTTGAACAACTTACTGTTCTAGCTTACCCTCTAGAAGATCAATACTCCATGTACCTCATTTATGAATTTTTAGGAAAAGGTAAACCACAGGACGTAGAGACCATTACTTCTTTTTTTCAAGAACGCTTGGACCAGTTGTATGTAGAAACCCCTACTGTATTTACAACCGTAACAGGACACCGCGAAGACTTACACCAAAGGTCTATGTATGATTTTGGATCTGAGATAGTAGAAGAATTCTCGGCTGAAAAAGTTGAAGAATTAAAAGAAGAAACTTTTATATCGATCTCTGCATATACTAAACAATGGGTACACTCTCTCGATACGAACGGGAACAACATGAACTTGCAAATTGCGTTAAGGCAAGATTCCAGGTTGGGCACTAAAACAACCATAACAATAGGAACGCCTATAATTACGACTGAATATTGA
- the murA gene encoding UDP-N-acetylglucosamine 1-carboxyvinyltransferase, translated as MEKIIVQGGKQLSGSVKVEGAKNAVLPVIAASILASRGTSNIYDVPSLADVYTMEEVLRNLNIDVTYENGTFSVKAEKPLKIEAPFEYVRKMRASFLVMGPLLARVGHARIALPGGCAIGSRPIDQHLKGFEAMGAVVEIGNGFIEAKIDGRLKGAKIYLDFPSVGATENIMMAAAMAEGTTILENAAEEPEIVCLANYLNAMGAKVRGAGTGTIRIEGVDELIAANHTVIPDRIEAGTFMVAAAITGGNVLVEGAVSEHLRPLIAKMEEMGVQIIEEENGLRVIGPKTLKPIDIKTMPHPGFPTDMQAQMMALLLKSNGTSVITETVFENRFMHVEEFRRMNGNIKIEGRSAIISGPSSLQGAEVSATDLRAGAALILAGLVADGVTRVVELKHIDRGYVDLAGKLSKLGANVERIEEIVEEEIQNQDAPAPLKMNTNLV; from the coding sequence TTGGAAAAAATAATTGTCCAAGGCGGTAAGCAGCTCTCTGGCTCTGTGAAAGTGGAAGGGGCTAAGAACGCTGTTTTACCAGTTATCGCTGCATCTATTCTCGCTAGCCGTGGCACTAGCAACATATATGATGTGCCATCATTGGCTGATGTATACACGATGGAGGAAGTTTTACGAAATTTAAATATTGATGTGACGTACGAAAACGGAACATTTTCTGTGAAAGCAGAAAAACCATTAAAAATTGAAGCACCTTTTGAATATGTAAGAAAAATGCGTGCCTCATTCCTAGTTATGGGTCCATTACTTGCTCGCGTTGGTCATGCAAGAATTGCTTTGCCAGGAGGATGTGCGATTGGTTCGAGACCAATTGATCAGCATTTAAAAGGCTTTGAAGCGATGGGAGCAGTTGTAGAAATCGGTAATGGATTTATCGAAGCGAAAATTGATGGCCGTTTAAAAGGGGCAAAAATATATTTAGATTTCCCAAGTGTTGGAGCAACTGAAAATATTATGATGGCAGCTGCAATGGCAGAAGGAACTACCATCTTAGAAAATGCTGCAGAAGAGCCAGAAATTGTTTGCCTTGCTAACTATTTAAATGCTATGGGAGCTAAAGTTCGCGGAGCAGGAACAGGAACGATTCGCATTGAAGGTGTAGATGAATTAATCGCAGCCAATCACACGGTAATTCCAGACCGAATTGAAGCAGGAACATTTATGGTTGCTGCCGCAATTACAGGAGGAAATGTCCTTGTTGAGGGAGCGGTTTCTGAACATTTACGCCCACTTATTGCGAAAATGGAAGAAATGGGAGTACAAATCATTGAGGAAGAAAACGGTCTACGAGTCATTGGCCCTAAAACGTTAAAACCAATTGATATTAAAACGATGCCGCATCCTGGTTTCCCAACAGATATGCAAGCGCAAATGATGGCATTGCTTCTAAAGTCGAATGGAACGAGTGTTATTACAGAAACGGTATTTGAAAATCGTTTCATGCATGTGGAAGAATTCCGTCGCATGAATGGAAATATTAAAATTGAAGGAAGATCTGCAATTATTAGTGGACCAAGTTCACTACAAGGTGCTGAAGTGTCAGCAACTGATTTACGTGCAGGTGCTGCCCTAATTCTTGCTGGATTAGTTGCAGACGGTGTAACACGTGTAGTGGAACTCAAGCATATAGACCGCGGTTACGTTGACCTTGCTGGTAAATTGAGTAAGCTAGGTGCTAACGTTGAACGAATCGAAGAAATTGTGGAAGAGGAAATTCAAAATCAGGATGCTCCTGCACCCTTGAAAATGAATACAAACCTTGTTTAA
- the spoIID gene encoding stage II sporulation protein D: MKRIVIIGTILCSIIVGLPAMLVIMFSSDDLETINPVETAASAGTEQEMQLENSTPISVSVYRSKESRIEEVQLEEYVVGVVASEMPAEFEIEALKAQALTARTFILKQMLEPSDFAMPEGAMVTDTVHHQVYKSQEQLKEEWGKDYEWRITRIREAVAHTQGQVLTYDGNPITAAFFSTSNGYTENSEDYWPNPIPYLRSVESPWDTNSPRFTATTAISVSEFQEKLGVQLPPDGSVGQIINRTDGNRVAQVNINGKELTGRQVREKLALDSSDFNWRRQGDQIIVETRGWGHGVGMSQYGANGMAKEGRTYQDIIQHYYQGVAVSPVDPYIGDLVVRKD; this comes from the coding sequence ATGAAACGAATAGTAATTATAGGAACTATTTTATGTAGTATTATTGTAGGTTTACCTGCGATGCTCGTCATCATGTTTTCATCAGATGATCTTGAAACGATAAATCCAGTTGAAACCGCCGCCTCAGCAGGTACGGAGCAAGAGATGCAGCTAGAAAATTCAACACCTATTTCGGTATCGGTCTATCGGTCAAAAGAAAGTAGGATTGAAGAAGTTCAACTCGAAGAATATGTGGTCGGAGTGGTGGCTTCTGAAATGCCAGCAGAATTTGAAATTGAGGCATTAAAGGCACAAGCCCTAACGGCGAGAACGTTTATATTAAAACAAATGCTAGAACCTAGTGATTTTGCCATGCCTGAGGGCGCAATGGTTACGGACACAGTTCACCACCAAGTATATAAAAGCCAAGAGCAGTTAAAAGAAGAATGGGGTAAAGACTATGAATGGCGGATTACTCGTATTCGTGAAGCCGTCGCACATACACAAGGTCAAGTGCTAACCTATGACGGTAATCCAATCACAGCCGCTTTCTTCTCGACGAGTAACGGCTATACCGAGAACTCAGAAGATTATTGGCCAAATCCGATTCCATACTTACGAAGTGTTGAAAGCCCATGGGATACGAATTCACCGAGATTTACGGCAACAACCGCTATTTCTGTTAGCGAATTTCAAGAAAAACTAGGAGTACAATTACCACCCGATGGCTCAGTGGGGCAAATTATCAATCGCACAGACGGAAATCGTGTGGCTCAAGTAAATATCAATGGTAAAGAATTAACGGGACGTCAAGTAAGGGAAAAATTAGCATTAGATTCCAGTGATTTTAACTGGAGGAGACAAGGCGACCAAATTATCGTAGAAACCAGGGGCTGGGGCCATGGCGTTGGCATGAGCCAATACGGTGCGAATGGAATGGCAAAGGAAGGAAGAACTTATCAAGATATTATCCAGCATTACTATCAAGGCGTAGCCGTCTCACCTGTCGATCCATATATCGGTGATCTTGTAGTGCGAAAAGATTGA
- a CDS encoding M23 family metallopeptidase, which translates to MRDEEKNQSSKQSNEVNKFNVQRFLRKKWMLPAVYLGAAAIVLSAFFLMQNQDNTALESDPIGVTQPSGDGIEVHEGDAIPVTSANEVIKMPVANESEVDIVGYFYDYNASAEEQQAALVYYNNMYYQNKGIDLAQENGESFEVTAALSGTVVKAEKDPLLGHVIEINHDNGVITHYHSLEGLEVEEGSSVKQGDIIGRAGRNLYNAEADVHVHFEIRHNGEAVNPLDYFNQSLETLVDESHRMDEDIASAEEDVDGAKDAEDDKEKNEEDEEVQPE; encoded by the coding sequence ATGAGAGATGAAGAAAAAAATCAATCTTCAAAACAATCAAATGAAGTGAACAAATTTAATGTTCAACGATTCTTACGCAAGAAATGGATGTTACCGGCTGTTTACTTAGGAGCTGCTGCAATTGTACTTAGTGCTTTTTTCCTCATGCAAAATCAAGATAATACAGCTTTAGAGTCTGATCCAATCGGGGTCACACAACCAAGCGGTGATGGAATTGAAGTACACGAAGGTGATGCAATCCCAGTTACAAGTGCAAATGAAGTTATCAAAATGCCAGTAGCAAACGAAAGTGAAGTTGATATTGTAGGATATTTTTATGACTACAATGCCTCAGCTGAAGAGCAACAAGCTGCATTAGTGTATTACAACAACATGTACTACCAAAACAAAGGAATTGATTTAGCACAGGAAAACGGCGAAAGCTTTGAAGTAACTGCTGCACTTAGTGGTACAGTTGTAAAAGCTGAAAAAGATCCTTTACTTGGTCATGTGATTGAAATTAACCACGATAATGGGGTTATTACACATTATCACAGCTTAGAAGGTTTAGAAGTTGAAGAAGGTTCTTCTGTGAAACAAGGTGACATTATTGGACGTGCTGGACGCAACTTGTACAATGCTGAAGCAGACGTTCACGTTCACTTTGAAATTCGTCATAACGGTGAAGCTGTAAATCCTTTAGACTATTTTAACCAATCTCTTGAAACGTTAGTCGATGAAAGCCATCGTATGGATGAAGACATCGCAAGCGCTGAAGAAGATGTAGATGGTGCTAAAGACGCAGAAGATGACAAAGAGAAAAATGAAGAAGACGAAGAAGTTCAACCAGAATAA
- a CDS encoding DUF4212 domain-containing protein codes for MKKIDKSVADAYFKARNRVILICLLIGGLASFGVVAIAESLVNFTFMGMPFHYYMGAQGAVITFVVLLYVNAIISDRIDKKFGIDEEQNTRIGAGKALDH; via the coding sequence ATGAAAAAAATCGATAAGTCTGTAGCAGATGCCTATTTTAAAGCAAGAAACAGAGTGATCCTCATTTGTCTACTCATTGGGGGTTTAGCATCTTTTGGTGTAGTAGCGATTGCAGAGTCTCTCGTTAACTTCACATTTATGGGAATGCCGTTCCATTACTATATGGGGGCGCAAGGAGCAGTCATCACTTTCGTTGTTTTACTTTATGTCAATGCCATCATAAGTGACCGAATTGATAAGAAGTTTGGTATTGATGAGGAACAAAATACACGGATTGGTGCAGGAAAAGCACTTGATCACTAA
- a CDS encoding sodium:solute symporter family protein → MDSQSIVSILMICLTFGLYIGISVYNRAKVTSDFYVASRGVPPFWNGMAIGGDWMSAASFIGMAGTLMILGYDGLAYIMGWTGGYLFLTFLLAPQLRKYGRYTVPEFIGDRFDSNAARLIAAIATIIISFTYIIGQLSGSGVVIGRILNIPAMYGTMIGVVIIAIYATLGGMKGITWTQVAQYIILIIAYIIPIVFMSLQVTGNPIPWLTYGNIVTQLGELDKELGISEYFAPFAQSDKSQFIALLFTLMVGTAALPHVIVRFYTVSTMKAARWSGAWALLFIALLYLSAPAYAAFSRFILMTQVAGSPINSLPAWTQSWVDTGRLQVADTNGDGVLQWEEIIISNDIVVMATPEIANLGMFVIGLVAAGAMAAALSTAGGLLITISSSFAHDIYYRLMNPQASDKRRLAAGRWAIVLSTIVAGIVALDPPGVITQIVAWAFALAGGTFFPVLLLGVWWKRCNAKGAIAGMLSGLFVTLLYILLARQGITIFGILDTGAGIIGVPVNLLVTFLVSKATAAPSQRIQDEVIDLRYPEQMTYKDGEVWMDESAGK, encoded by the coding sequence ATGGACTCTCAATCAATCGTTTCAATATTAATGATTTGCTTAACGTTTGGACTTTATATCGGTATTTCCGTTTATAATCGTGCGAAAGTGACATCTGACTTTTACGTAGCGAGCCGTGGTGTACCACCGTTCTGGAATGGTATGGCCATCGGTGGAGACTGGATGAGTGCGGCCTCTTTTATTGGTATGGCTGGTACGCTCATGATCTTAGGGTATGACGGTTTAGCCTACATCATGGGTTGGACAGGTGGATACTTATTTTTAACGTTTTTACTTGCACCGCAATTACGTAAGTACGGTCGTTACACGGTGCCAGAGTTTATCGGTGACCGTTTTGATAGTAATGCGGCTCGTTTAATCGCGGCGATTGCAACGATTATTATTTCCTTCACATACATTATTGGTCAGCTTTCAGGATCTGGGGTTGTTATCGGCCGTATTCTCAACATTCCAGCGATGTACGGAACGATGATTGGGGTTGTCATCATTGCAATTTACGCTACACTGGGTGGTATGAAAGGGATTACGTGGACTCAAGTGGCCCAGTATATCATCTTAATTATTGCCTACATCATTCCAATCGTGTTTATGTCGTTACAAGTAACAGGAAACCCAATCCCATGGTTAACATATGGAAACATCGTTACACAACTTGGTGAACTCGATAAGGAATTGGGCATAAGTGAATATTTCGCGCCATTTGCGCAAAGTGATAAATCTCAGTTTATTGCCCTTTTATTTACATTAATGGTAGGTACGGCAGCGTTACCACACGTTATCGTTCGTTTCTATACGGTATCAACAATGAAAGCAGCTCGTTGGAGTGGAGCTTGGGCGCTTCTTTTTATCGCGTTACTTTACTTGTCAGCTCCAGCATACGCAGCATTCTCTCGTTTCATCTTAATGACACAAGTAGCAGGAAGTCCGATTAATAGTTTGCCAGCTTGGACGCAAAGCTGGGTAGATACAGGTCGCTTGCAAGTTGCTGATACAAATGGAGACGGCGTTCTTCAATGGGAAGAAATTATTATTAGTAATGACATCGTCGTTATGGCAACACCAGAAATCGCTAACTTAGGCATGTTCGTTATCGGTCTTGTCGCAGCAGGCGCGATGGCAGCAGCCTTATCAACAGCGGGTGGTCTATTAATTACGATTTCTTCATCGTTTGCTCATGATATTTACTATCGTCTTATGAACCCACAAGCAAGTGACAAAAGGCGTCTAGCCGCAGGTCGTTGGGCGATCGTATTATCGACGATTGTTGCAGGAATTGTCGCGCTTGATCCACCAGGGGTTATTACGCAAATTGTCGCATGGGCGTTTGCACTCGCGGGCGGTACGTTCTTCCCAGTTCTTTTACTCGGGGTTTGGTGGAAACGTTGTAACGCTAAAGGTGCAATCGCAGGTATGCTTTCAGGTTTATTTGTCACACTTCTGTACATTTTATTAGCTCGTCAAGGAATTACCATTTTTGGTATACTAGACACAGGTGCTGGTATTATCGGCGTTCCGGTCAACTTACTTGTAACGTTTCTAGTGTCTAAAGCTACAGCAGCACCATCGCAACGCATCCAAGATGAAGTCATCGATTTACGTTACCCGGAGCAAATGACTTATAAAGATGGCGAGGTATGGATGGATGAATCGGCAGGAAAATAA
- a CDS encoding DUF294 nucleotidyltransferase-like domain-containing protein, with amino-acid sequence MNRQENKDLFEQIHKHPLFYGVLDSQFISLMEKCTLKHYNKAEKVLYSKTPREGLLLILTGMAEVYVQGDDGLFQQEVLEVLQTGDMIGFSSLADFLGEPNPHVAKYTVEVRAVEDSYCLKIPYSVVEARWDDEGVRDFVLRQVAVRLRDIYGSLAEQVKLANQWGESDPFIRRIQDLMNEPVVSVVKDEAVQVAAKKMVEQRSSSVVVNDFDGTLIGIITEKDLVQRVVANNSDGPLKASDVMTANPVTISRYAYYYEAMSSFLLNGVKHLPVVEKSKVIGMVTLSDLLRKKNRGSMEILQKIEQSTLANLPTVKNAIYDVLGQLINDEIPTVHTLEIITKLYDRLVNHCIDLAVESLAAKGKGKPPVPFCWFQMGSGGRGEQFLLTDQDHFLVYANPDSDNSGEVEEYFALLGQEIVDHLHTAGYKLCIGKMMANEESWRGTLKTWQDRLRGWALRATNDNVLLGHNFMSFRFLYGDDDLHDEFTKMVKDQVAKSRIYLYRMAEQERDHPVPTLDHPIRALFGLRRNSIDIKKNALFPLHHCLQILSVHHGIVEGTPMQRLDALVKQNVFTPEVADDIRFAYEIVLKVRVEQAWGRYLRKEEGTSEVQFTHLRSRDKEELMIALKAVRSLQNQTLGAFGML; translated from the coding sequence ATGAATCGGCAGGAAAATAAAGACTTATTTGAACAAATTCACAAGCACCCTTTATTTTATGGGGTGCTTGATTCTCAATTTATTAGCTTAATGGAAAAGTGTACATTAAAGCATTATAACAAAGCGGAAAAAGTCCTTTATTCGAAAACACCAAGAGAAGGGCTTCTTCTGATTTTAACAGGAATGGCCGAAGTGTATGTTCAAGGAGATGACGGTCTTTTTCAGCAAGAAGTTTTAGAAGTTTTGCAGACGGGTGATATGATTGGCTTTTCTAGTTTAGCCGACTTTTTAGGAGAACCCAATCCCCATGTGGCGAAGTATACGGTTGAAGTCCGCGCCGTGGAAGATTCGTACTGCTTAAAAATTCCTTATTCTGTCGTTGAAGCGCGCTGGGATGATGAAGGGGTACGAGACTTTGTTCTTCGCCAAGTGGCCGTCCGTTTACGAGATATTTACGGATCTTTAGCGGAACAAGTGAAGCTAGCGAACCAATGGGGCGAGAGTGATCCGTTCATTCGCCGAATTCAAGATTTAATGAATGAGCCCGTCGTGTCTGTGGTGAAGGATGAAGCGGTTCAAGTCGCTGCGAAAAAAATGGTCGAACAGCGATCGAGCTCAGTTGTCGTTAATGATTTTGACGGTACGTTAATTGGGATTATTACGGAAAAAGATCTCGTCCAACGCGTTGTTGCGAATAATAGTGATGGTCCGTTAAAAGCGAGTGATGTGATGACCGCAAACCCTGTGACGATTTCACGCTACGCCTATTATTATGAGGCGATGTCTAGTTTTCTTTTAAATGGAGTAAAGCACTTACCTGTTGTGGAAAAAAGTAAAGTCATCGGGATGGTCACCTTATCAGATTTGTTACGAAAGAAAAATCGTGGCTCAATGGAAATTTTACAAAAAATTGAGCAGTCTACTTTGGCGAATCTACCAACGGTAAAAAATGCAATCTATGATGTGCTTGGGCAACTGATCAATGATGAAATTCCAACGGTTCATACGCTGGAGATTATTACGAAGCTATACGACCGGCTTGTCAATCATTGCATAGATTTAGCGGTTGAATCACTCGCAGCGAAAGGAAAAGGCAAGCCTCCTGTGCCGTTTTGTTGGTTTCAAATGGGCAGCGGTGGACGTGGAGAACAGTTTTTATTAACCGACCAAGATCATTTCCTCGTCTATGCGAACCCTGACAGTGATAATAGTGGTGAAGTCGAAGAATATTTTGCACTCCTCGGTCAAGAAATCGTCGATCATCTCCATACAGCTGGCTATAAACTGTGTATCGGTAAAATGATGGCAAATGAAGAGAGTTGGCGTGGGACACTTAAGACGTGGCAAGATCGCTTGCGAGGGTGGGCATTACGAGCAACAAATGACAATGTGTTGTTAGGCCATAATTTTATGTCTTTCCGATTTTTATACGGGGACGATGATCTTCATGATGAGTTTACTAAGATGGTAAAAGATCAAGTGGCGAAATCACGAATCTATTTATACCGAATGGCAGAACAAGAAAGGGACCACCCTGTTCCGACACTCGATCACCCGATTCGTGCATTATTCGGATTAAGACGAAATTCAATCGATATCAAAAAAAATGCACTCTTTCCGCTGCACCATTGCTTACAAATTTTATCCGTTCATCATGGAATTGTGGAAGGAACACCTATGCAACGACTTGATGCCCTCGTGAAACAAAATGTGTTTACACCTGAAGTGGCCGACGATATTCGCTTTGCCTATGAAATCGTCTTAAAAGTAAGAGTCGAGCAAGCATGGGGGAGATATCTGCGCAAAGAAGAAGGAACGAGTGAAGTCCAATTTACGCATCTTCGCTCTCGTGATAAAGAAGAACTCATGATTGCGTTAAAAGCCGTCCGCTCTTTACAAAACCAAACACTTGGTGCATTTGGAATGTTGTGA
- a CDS encoding nuclease-related domain-containing protein: MIIKPRNVPLELQILRLLNNRMSLSANSESHYTNLEKGFIGEQKFDERVADRLDLLNGNFLILNDLLFEFNNTLFQIDTILLSSDSIYLFEIKNYEGDFYVEGDSWYKLSRTEIKNPLLQLKRSESLFRRLLQDHGFNFSIEAYLIFVNHGFQLYQAPLNLPIIFPAQLNRFMNKINKTSSTLNDLHQKAAKQLISIHLNESPYTRLPEYTFEQLEKGVTCLDCHSFITEFKEKNLICKKCGCRENITTAVLRSIEEFKTLFPNRKITTNTVHEWCKIIKSTKTIRRILSTNFKPMGHGKYSYYVSAQDTQD; encoded by the coding sequence ATGATTATAAAACCTCGTAATGTCCCCTTAGAATTGCAAATTTTGAGATTGCTAAATAACCGTATGAGTTTAAGTGCTAACTCTGAGAGTCACTATACAAATCTTGAAAAGGGGTTTATTGGTGAGCAGAAGTTTGATGAACGGGTAGCGGACCGATTAGACCTATTAAATGGTAATTTTCTTATTTTAAATGATTTATTGTTCGAGTTTAATAACACTTTATTCCAAATTGATACAATATTATTATCCTCAGATTCCATTTATCTTTTTGAAATAAAAAATTATGAAGGTGATTTCTATGTCGAAGGTGATAGCTGGTATAAACTTTCAAGGACTGAAATAAAGAACCCACTACTTCAGTTGAAACGAAGTGAATCCTTATTCCGACGATTGCTCCAAGATCATGGATTTAACTTTTCGATTGAAGCATACCTTATCTTCGTTAACCACGGGTTTCAACTATATCAAGCCCCATTAAACCTACCGATTATTTTTCCTGCTCAGCTTAATCGCTTTATGAACAAAATAAACAAAACATCCTCAACATTAAATGATCTTCACCAAAAGGCCGCAAAACAATTAATATCCATTCACCTTAATGAGTCCCCCTACACACGATTACCTGAATATACCTTTGAACAACTTGAAAAAGGGGTAACATGTCTAGATTGCCACTCATTTATTACTGAATTCAAAGAAAAAAATTTAATTTGTAAAAAATGTGGTTGCAGAGAAAATATCACAACTGCAGTCCTAAGGAGCATAGAGGAATTTAAAACTCTTTTTCCAAACAGAAAAATAACAACAAATACTGTTCACGAATGGTGCAAAATAATCAAGTCTACGAAAACCATTCGAAGGATCCTATCAACAAATTTTAAACCCATGGGACACGGTAAGTATTCTTATTATGTTAGTGCTCAAGATACGCAAGACTAA
- a CDS encoding processed acidic surface protein, translating into MKRIIMTLASIILLLSFSLPTVSNAALNQIELDEFLIEIGLTQEELEDQLMIHHFMELGGFESVEELRDYLGPVIDDENLQALLDQYGLTLEELVILLEEYGERIEDYVFLYDLEFTIDFYLNFEDISWEDILAELDAIFAEFDLTAEELERLFDHFRNLDWEDPAFEERLFNLEERAMALPDFESATELSAEEIAEILAIYSELMNLLELDAKYYLIEGKNKASKQPISLQTLVTLDHLEGYNLLIELYNLEGDFLADLIITADMFGSDLIKEPAGDIKEVKEIVKKAPAKGQSEAKTEKGAKMPKTASNSMQNALMGVGMMLTAVFIYRRFKVKGV; encoded by the coding sequence GTGAAACGCATAATAATGACATTGGCTTCTATCATTTTATTATTGTCTTTTTCATTACCAACAGTAAGTAACGCTGCACTCAACCAGATCGAGCTAGATGAGTTTTTAATAGAGATAGGATTGACGCAAGAAGAACTTGAAGATCAACTCATGATTCATCACTTTATGGAATTAGGAGGTTTCGAATCAGTAGAAGAGTTGAGAGATTATTTAGGCCCTGTAATTGATGATGAAAATTTACAAGCTTTACTGGATCAATATGGACTAACACTAGAGGAATTAGTCATTCTTTTAGAAGAGTACGGTGAAAGAATAGAAGATTATGTTTTTCTTTATGACCTTGAATTCACGATTGATTTTTATCTTAACTTTGAAGATATCAGTTGGGAAGATATTCTTGCTGAATTAGATGCGATTTTTGCTGAGTTTGATTTAACAGCTGAAGAGCTTGAGCGATTGTTTGACCACTTTAGAAATCTTGATTGGGAAGATCCAGCTTTTGAAGAACGACTTTTTAATCTTGAAGAAAGAGCGATGGCCCTTCCAGACTTTGAAAGTGCTACTGAACTGTCAGCGGAAGAGATTGCGGAAATTTTAGCAATTTATTCAGAATTAATGAACCTTCTTGAGTTAGATGCGAAATATTATCTTATCGAAGGAAAAAACAAAGCGAGTAAACAGCCGATTTCATTGCAAACATTAGTTACGCTTGACCACTTAGAAGGGTACAATCTATTGATCGAGCTGTATAATTTAGAGGGAGATTTCCTTGCTGATCTTATCATTACTGCGGATATGTTCGGATCTGATCTCATTAAAGAACCAGCAGGAGATATAAAAGAAGTGAAAGAAATTGTAAAGAAGGCTCCTGCTAAAGGTCAATCAGAGGCCAAAACAGAAAAAGGAGCAAAAATGCCGAAAACAGCATCAAACTCGATGCAAAATGCGTTAATGGGTGTCGGAATGATGTTAACGGCTGTGTTTATTTATCGTCGCTTTAAAGTTAAAGGGGTATAG
- a CDS encoding class D sortase — MRLEEGKRRRRRTKRLLLLSVCIVLFVGGFWFTTTNAYTFLKGYGLYKVNEVKQDRAPVQEVAISEKEANEDEGEDEGPLYPERPSQGELMGELYIPKLQATLPIYHGTDEDELERGVGHFLGSVLPGEQDNSVLSGHRDTIFRHLGEVGVQDDLIVTTSAGEFTYRINKVRIVDEDDRTVIVPKPRATLTVTTCYPFGFIGAAPERYVLIAHLVKFDREKKFGV, encoded by the coding sequence ATGAGGCTAGAAGAAGGAAAGAGAAGAAGGAGGCGGACGAAACGTCTTCTTCTTCTGTCTGTATGTATTGTTCTGTTTGTAGGTGGATTTTGGTTTACGACAACAAACGCTTACACCTTTTTAAAAGGCTACGGGCTGTATAAGGTCAACGAGGTGAAACAAGATCGTGCCCCTGTTCAGGAAGTTGCAATTAGCGAAAAGGAAGCGAATGAGGATGAGGGCGAGGACGAGGGTCCACTGTATCCTGAACGTCCCAGTCAAGGAGAGTTAATGGGGGAACTTTATATTCCAAAGCTGCAAGCAACGCTACCTATTTATCATGGAACGGATGAGGATGAGCTAGAACGCGGTGTTGGCCATTTTCTAGGAAGTGTTTTGCCAGGTGAACAGGATAATAGTGTCTTATCAGGCCATCGTGACACGATTTTTCGTCATTTAGGAGAAGTCGGGGTACAAGATGACCTCATTGTAACAACGAGTGCTGGGGAATTTACGTACCGCATCAACAAAGTTCGGATCGTCGATGAAGATGACCGCACTGTAATCGTCCCTAAGCCAAGAGCAACCTTAACGGTAACGACTTGCTATCCGTTTGGGTTTATAGGTGCAGCACCTGAGAGGTATGTATTAATTGCCCATTTGGTGAAATTCGATCGAGAGAAGAAGTTTGGTGTTTGA